A single Triticum dicoccoides isolate Atlit2015 ecotype Zavitan chromosome 2A, WEW_v2.0, whole genome shotgun sequence DNA region contains:
- the LOC119355723 gene encoding DEAD-box ATP-dependent RNA helicase 13-like, with product MADAPEQPTPDPPTPPQEAIQRPKKNKKGRRKKPKKAAAAAAAAPSSSGATMVEDPFLVLAGGKEGGFLELEEIDGADFGIFGSFVEDVGASEKKAWNDQKKKKKKKKRKRGDAKRLDGDVGGDGDGDGDCAGDLVAESEEEGEKGENKRKRKKRNKKKRKVKDNDSESKEDVADDNVEDMQDDIENMEQDNKEEVKLGEDELYAWLELRLHPLLIKAMHRLGFNEPTPIQKACIPAGAHQGKDVIGAAETGSGKTLAFGLPILQRLLEERDKTTRLHVEDEKVAEGSSTGGPLRALILTPTRELAKQVCDHLKEAAKFLGIHVVPIVGGLSMEKQERLLKKKPEIVVGTPGRLWELMSSGNQHLVELHSLSFFVLDEADRMIERGHFKEVQSIIEMLPLSNSSDEQTVKATSSCETVANLQIKKRQTFVFSATLALSANFRKKLKRGLSTSKASTADDLSSIEELSKQAGMKPNAEIVDLTNASILPEKLEESFIECSDDDKDANLYYILSVHGQGRTIVFCTSISALRHISSLLRTLGINVLTNHAQMQQRARMKAVDRFREGENSVLVATDGFARGMDFDNVRTVIHYQLPHSSDVYIHRSGRTARKSLTGCSIALISPADKAKFYSLCKSFSKENLQQFPVDQAYMPAIMNRLSLARQIDKISSKSSKENANKSWLQRNAESMGLILEASDSEEERVRGHKQRKATSAQLQKLQQDLNELLQHPLQPKTFSRRYLAGAGISPLLQKQLEELSKRNVNSNSSNDNNKGSRFVIIGQDRVEPLQALQDSGQEICVNMDKQREKRRLAENWRRKKHEEKKSTREQKRKDRRSAKERD from the exons ATGGCCGACGCACCGGAGCAGCCTACGCCAGACCCACCCACACCGCCGCAGGAGGCTATCCAAAGGCCTAAGAAAAATAAGAAAGGCCGCAGGAAGAAGCCGAagaaagccgccgccgccgccgctgccgccccctcctcctctggcGCCACCATGGTCGAGGATCCCTTCCTCGTCCTCGCCGGCGGCAAGGAAGGAG GGTTCCTGgagctggaggagatcgacggggCCGACTTCGGGATCTTCGGGAGCTTCGTGGAGGACGTGGGAGCAAGTGAGAAGAAAGCGTGGAAtgaccagaagaagaagaagaagaaaaagaaacgcaAGCGAGGGGATGCCAAGCGCTTGGATGGGGATGTAGGcggcgatggtgatggtgatggcgatTGTGCAGGCGATTTGGTAGCTGAGAGCGAGGAGGAGGGTGAGAAGGGTGAGAataaaagaaagaggaagaagaggaacaagaagaagaggaaggtgaAGGATAATGATTCAGAGAGCAAGGAGGACGTTGCTGATGACAATGTGGAAG ATATGCAAGATGACATTGAAAATATGGAACAAGACAACAAAGAGGAGGTGAAATTGGGTGAGGATGAACTTTATGCGTGGCTAGAGCTAAGATTGCATCCCCTTCTTATCAAGGCAATGCACAGGCTTGGGTTCAATGAACCAACACCTATACAGAAGGCTTGCATTCCTGCAGGGGCTCACCAAGGCAAG GATGTTATTGGAGCAGCTGAGACAGGTTCTGGCAAGACACTTGCTTTTGGTCTCCCTATTTTGCAGCGCCTTCTGGAAGAACGAGATAAGACCACAAGATTACATGTAGAAGATGAAAAAGTGGCGGAGGGAAGTTCTACAGGAGGCCCACTCAGAGCACTTATTTTGACACCCACCAGAGAACTTGCCAAACAG GTCTGTGATCATCTAAAAGAAGCAGCTAAGTTCTTAGGAATTCATGTTGTTCCTATCGTTGGTGGTTTATCCATGGAAAAGCAAGAACGACTTCTGAAAAAGAAACCTGAAATTGTTGTTGGAACTCCAGGAAGATTATGGGAGCTAATGTCATCAGGCAATCAGCACCTAGTTGAG CTGCATTCATTGTCATTCTTCGTGTTGGACGAGGCTGATAGAATGATAGAGCGGGGTCATTTTAAAGAAGTGCAATCTATCATTGAGATGCTTCCATTATCCAATAGTTCTGATGAGCAAACTGTAAAAGCCACATCAAGCTGTGAAACTGTGGCAAATTTGCAAATAAAGAAGAGGCAAACCTTTGTCTTCTCAGCAACGCTTGCACTTTCAGCTAATTTTCGCAAGAAGTTGAAGCGTGGGCTTTCTACTTCAAAGGCATCGACGGCTGATGATCTTAGTTCTATTGAAGAACTTTCGAAGCAGGCTGGTATGAAACCTAATGCAGAAATAGTTGATTTGACAAATGCTTCGATCTTGCCGGAGAAACTTGAAGAATCATTCATCGA GTGTAGTGATGATGATAAGGATGCCAACCTTTATTATATATTGAGTGTTCATGGGCAAGGCCGCACGATAGTATTTTGCACATCGATTTCTGCACTGCGTCACATTTCTTCCTTATTACGCACTCTTGGAATAAATGTCTTGACAAATCATGCTCAAATGCAACAAAGGGCTCGCATGAAG GCTGTGGATCGTTTCCGTGAAGGCGAGAACTCCGTTTTGGTCGCGACTGATGGTTTTGCAAGGGGCATGGACTTTGATAATGTTCGAACTGTTATCCATTATCAACTGCCACACTCAAGTGAT GTTTATATCCACAGGAGTGGAAGGACAGCGCGTAAATCATTGACTGGCTGCAGTATTGCATTAATCTCCCCTGCTGACAAAGCCAAGTTTTACTCTCTTTGCAAGTCGTTTTCAAAG GAGAACCTGCAGCAGTTTCCTGTTGATCAGGCCTACATGCCTGCAATAATGAATAGGCTCTCCCTTGCTCGGCAGATTGACAAGATATCAAGTAAAAGTTCAAAG GAAAATGCTAACAAATCCTGGCTTCAGAGGAATGCTGAATCCATGGGTTTGATATTGGAGGCTAGTGACAGCGAGGAAGAACGTGTACGGGGCCACAAGCAACGAAAGGCGACTTCGGCACAGCTCCAGAAACTTCAGCAG GATTTGAATGAACTCTTGCAACATCCCTTGCAGCCTAAGACATTCTCACGCCGCTATTTGGCCGGG GCTGGTATTTcaccattgcttcaaaagcaactaGAAGAGTTGTCCAAAAGGAATGTAAACAGTAATAGCAGTAATGACAATAATAAAGGATCGCGGTTTGTTATTATTGGCCAGGATCGTGTGGAACCGTTGCAAgctcttcaagattctgggcaagag ATTTGTGTGAACATGGACAAGCAAAGGGAGAAGAGAAGACTTGCTGAGAATTGGAGGCGAAAGAAACACGAAGAGAAGAAAA GCACGCGAGAACAAAAGAGAAAGGACAGGAGAAGTGCTAAAGAGAGAGACTGA